The genomic interval TTGAATGTCTGGGTAAGCTCTCAGCGCCTGGGCCGCTCGAATCGCCGTTCGAATTCCTTGAGTCTCAGCGATGTTGCCGGTGTAGAGCACCACAAACTTGTTTTGCAGCCCGTGGCAGCGGCGAAACTCACTGCTGGCCTGGGGCCGAGGGGCAATAAAGTCGACATCCACCCAATTAGAAACCGGCACCATCTTGGCGTCGGGCACGCCCTTGGCCAGGAGATTGTCGCGAAAACCCTGGGCAATGACGGTGATGCGAGTGGCATTTTGGTAGGCAAACTTTTCTAGTACCTCAAACAGGCGAATTGCCCAGGCATTAGTTAGCAGCCCCGTCTGGACAGCGGCTTCCGGCAAAATGTCTTGCAAATTCAGCACGCTGGGGCACTGAAACAGCAGCTTGAGGGCGGCCACCGGCAGACAAGCCGGCAAAGAAGGGCTGGCGTTGAGAATGACATCGGGTCGCCAGCCTCGTAGGGCGGGCCAGAGGCTGAGGGTAATAAAGCTCGATTCCAGCAGCAACCGCCCCACCAGGCCCCGCCTGGCATTAGCTAGCACAAAGCAGCGCTGAATAAGGACGCCGTTGCGCTCTTCAGTGGCGTAGAGCCGCCCACGATATTGAGGATAAATACTGCGCTCGGGGTAGTTGGGCATAGCGGTTACTACCCGCACCTGGTGCCCTCTAGCAACTAGCCCCTCTGCTAACTCCGTCATCAAGGGCGCAATGCC from Nodosilinea sp. FACHB-141 carries:
- a CDS encoding glycosyltransferase family 4 protein, whose product is MRILIYSYNYYPEPIGIAPLMTELAEGLVARGHQVRVVTAMPNYPERSIYPQYRGRLYATEERNGVLIQRCFVLANARRGLVGRLLLESSFITLSLWPALRGWRPDVILNASPSLPACLPVAALKLLFQCPSVLNLQDILPEAAVQTGLLTNAWAIRLFEVLEKFAYQNATRITVIAQGFRDNLLAKGVPDAKMVPVSNWVDVDFIAPRPQASSEFRRCHGLQNKFVVLYTGNIAETQGIRTAIRAAQALRAYPDIQMVIVGEGKQLEALDRFCQQLGLTNVSLLPFVPRAELPDMLAAADVGLILQKHGVVGFNMPSKTQVLLASGRPILASVPAHGTAAQAVLASGGGLVVEPENPTALAKGILELYHRPETAALLARRGRQYALEHYSAKRAIDRYEALFYALVAPQRWPLEGDVVLALQPAQK